One window of Candidatus Macondimonas diazotrophica genomic DNA carries:
- the rne gene encoding ribonuclease E: protein MKRMLINATQPEELRVALVDGQKLFDLDIETPSREQKKANIYKGRITRIEPSLDACFVEYGAERNGFLPLKEVSRDYFKGGTEPGGKLNIAELLHEGQEVVVQVEKEERGTKGAALTTFVSLAGRYLVLMPNNPRAGGVSRRIEGEDRDELREIMRNLDVPEGMGMIVRTAGMGRTPEELQWDLGYLLQLWRAIEQAANERQAPFLIYQESNIIIRALRDYLRADINEILVDDPTVHEQAREFMATVMPHNLGRLKLYQDAIPLFTRYQIESQIELAFAREVRLPSGGSIVIDHTEALTSIDINSARATRGADIEETALQTNLEAAEEIARQLRLRDLGGLLVIDFIDMTPAKNQREVENRLREATQLDRARIQIGRISRFGLLELSRQRLRPSLGEHSHITCPRCEGRGTIRSVESLALAVLRLIQEEAMKDRTERVLAQLPVPVATFLLNEKRAALSTIEARHGIVLIIVPSPHMDTPRYEVTRIRQDESRANGEAEPTYKLLSPPPAAQYEPKIGTRSTSQTPAVRMTPPPPSPTPEASPVRSKSQPAPPAAKPRASSGSLLKKVWDRLFGESAAPQPQPDKPETAEAAPPAEQATEKPTRRRRSATGNRRGRTKQRTETDTGTTRARSVAHRAEATPTEPPQASDSTDESVDQRGTDTDNGAPDTTGEDAPRSRRGRRGGRRRRRPATAAAPDTQTPAPETELGGGQPESRDIASSTPLSSTPAEAALPSDPFKRTAEGE from the coding sequence ATGAAAAGAATGCTGATCAATGCCACACAACCCGAAGAGTTGCGGGTTGCGCTGGTTGACGGACAAAAGCTATTCGATCTCGATATCGAAACGCCATCCCGGGAACAAAAAAAAGCCAACATCTACAAAGGCCGCATTACCCGAATCGAACCCAGCCTGGACGCCTGCTTTGTGGAATATGGCGCAGAGCGCAACGGGTTCCTGCCCCTGAAGGAGGTTTCCCGCGACTACTTCAAGGGCGGCACCGAACCCGGCGGCAAGCTGAACATTGCGGAACTGCTCCACGAAGGACAGGAAGTCGTCGTTCAAGTCGAGAAGGAAGAGCGCGGCACCAAGGGTGCCGCCTTGACCACGTTCGTCAGCCTGGCTGGACGCTATCTGGTCCTGATGCCAAACAATCCTCGGGCGGGTGGCGTTTCCCGGCGTATCGAGGGTGAAGATCGCGACGAGCTGCGCGAGATCATGCGCAATCTGGACGTGCCGGAAGGCATGGGAATGATCGTACGCACGGCCGGAATGGGCCGCACGCCCGAGGAACTGCAATGGGATCTCGGGTATCTGCTGCAACTGTGGCGCGCCATCGAGCAAGCCGCCAACGAACGGCAGGCGCCATTTCTCATCTACCAGGAAAGCAACATCATCATCCGGGCCCTGCGCGACTACCTCCGTGCGGACATCAACGAGATCCTGGTCGACGATCCGACTGTCCATGAGCAGGCACGCGAATTCATGGCCACCGTGATGCCCCACAACCTCGGGCGCCTGAAGCTGTACCAAGACGCGATACCGCTGTTCACCCGCTACCAGATCGAGAGCCAGATCGAGCTCGCGTTTGCACGGGAAGTCAGACTCCCATCTGGTGGATCGATCGTCATCGACCATACCGAAGCGCTGACCAGCATCGACATCAACTCCGCACGGGCTACCCGGGGGGCCGATATCGAGGAAACGGCGCTACAGACCAACCTCGAGGCAGCTGAGGAAATTGCGCGTCAGCTGCGCTTGCGTGATCTGGGCGGACTGCTGGTCATCGATTTCATCGACATGACCCCGGCCAAGAATCAGCGAGAAGTCGAGAACCGCCTGCGGGAAGCCACCCAGCTCGACCGTGCGCGCATCCAGATCGGGCGTATTTCTCGCTTCGGCTTGCTCGAACTGTCCCGCCAGCGCCTGCGCCCCTCGCTGGGTGAACACAGTCATATCACCTGCCCTCGCTGTGAAGGACGGGGCACGATCCGTTCGGTCGAATCTCTGGCATTGGCCGTGCTTCGACTGATTCAGGAAGAGGCTATGAAAGACCGCACGGAGCGCGTTCTGGCTCAGCTTCCGGTTCCTGTGGCCACATTCCTGCTCAACGAAAAGCGTGCGGCCTTGAGCACCATTGAAGCGCGCCATGGGATCGTGCTGATCATCGTGCCCAGTCCACATATGGATACGCCGCGATATGAAGTGACGCGAATCCGGCAGGACGAATCACGCGCCAATGGTGAGGCTGAACCCACCTACAAGCTGCTCAGCCCGCCGCCCGCCGCGCAATACGAACCCAAGATCGGGACCCGCAGCACGAGCCAAACCCCGGCTGTCCGGATGACACCGCCACCACCCTCGCCGACCCCTGAAGCGTCGCCGGTCCGGAGCAAGTCACAACCGGCACCACCCGCGGCGAAACCCCGAGCATCATCGGGCAGTCTGTTGAAGAAAGTATGGGATCGGCTGTTTGGGGAGAGCGCCGCACCACAGCCGCAACCCGACAAACCGGAAACCGCCGAAGCTGCCCCCCCTGCAGAACAGGCGACTGAAAAGCCAACTCGCCGCCGCCGCAGCGCCACTGGAAATCGCCGAGGACGCACCAAACAACGGACGGAAACCGATACCGGCACTACACGTGCGCGATCGGTGGCACACCGTGCCGAAGCGACGCCCACCGAACCGCCACAGGCTAGTGATTCCACGGACGAATCTGTCGATCAAAGGGGGACGGATACCGACAACGGTGCACCAGACACGACTGGCGAGGACGCGCCGCGGAGTCGCCGTGGAAGGCGCGGCGGACGCCGGCGTCGACGCCCCGCGACCGCAGCAGCGCCGGACACGCAGACCCCAGCTCCTGAGACCGAGCTGGGCGGGGGACAACCGGAAAGTCGCGACATCGCCAGCAGCACTCCGCTGTCCTCGACACCCGCCGAGGCCGCGTTGCCGTCGGATCCATTCAAGCGCACTGCCGAAGGCGAATAA
- a CDS encoding low molecular weight protein-tyrosine-phosphatase, translated as MYRILFVCMGNICRSPAAEGLLRDRFQREAPQWLDRIDIDSAGTHPYHVGRSPDPRMHDAARRRGIDLSSMRARLVKPADFAQFTHVFAMDQANLRHLRTLRPATAVCEPELFLDLLGGSVPQDVPDPYYGGVQGFDRVLDLLDAGCTALMNRLVVQLD; from the coding sequence GTGTACCGGATCTTGTTTGTCTGCATGGGGAATATCTGCCGATCCCCGGCGGCGGAGGGGCTGTTGCGTGACCGATTCCAGCGGGAGGCGCCCCAATGGTTGGATCGCATCGACATTGATTCAGCGGGCACGCATCCCTATCACGTTGGCCGGTCGCCCGACCCGAGAATGCACGACGCCGCCCGCCGCCGCGGTATCGATCTGAGTTCCATGCGGGCGCGTTTGGTGAAGCCGGCGGATTTCGCCCAATTCACCCATGTTTTTGCGATGGATCAGGCGAACCTGCGTCATCTGAGAACGCTGCGACCCGCCACTGCGGTATGCGAACCCGAGTTGTTCTTGGACTTGTTGGGCGGCAGCGTACCGCAGGACGTACCGGACCCCTATTATGGCGGCGTCCAAGGATTCGATCGTGTCCTCGACTTGCTGGACGCCGGGTGTACTGCATTGATGAACCGACTGGTTGTCCAGCTTGATTGA